Genomic DNA from Setaria italica strain Yugu1 chromosome V, Setaria_italica_v2.0, whole genome shotgun sequence:
TGAAGTGAATGATTAATTTCCTATCCTAATCTGCTCCCTGATACATCTTGCAGGTCTCTCAAATAATGCCACAACAAAGGACTTCGTAGGGATAGGCTCAATAGTGTGCTTCTGCGCTGTGCATAGTCATGGTTTTAAGATGCTCTTTTCACTATCAGCAGTTCTGCGGCACACACCTTCTCCACCTGTTGGATTCACAATTCTTAAGGCTGGTTTGAACAAGTCAGTTCTATTATCAGTTTATAGTTCGCAAAATTCGCGAAATGATGAAGACCGCCGTAATTCACATGGTATAACCTCATTGTTTTTTGCATTTTGACTCTTTTTATTGCTAAATTAAAGCATGTAACATGTATAGTTCTCCTAGAATTGAAGTTCCTCAAATATTATCCTTCGGCCATTAATCCTGAACGTCATGGCGAGAGTTtggaatgatacgcagctctcctgcgcgTTCGAGaaagaaatataatttttttcctgcAGTGCTGATTTTAGTAGTGTAATAGTATGACTGGAAAGGCTAATGTATTTTTCGTATAAAACTTTGGTCACATCAGAACTTTCCTGTTGCTCACCATTTTATAATATCTTTTTAATAAGATTTGCATTTCTTAAGTGCACTTTCTATAGGTTTGTTCTTATTTGGATAACTGAAACTCCATATTAGCCTAGTAGAGGCACTACATTTAAGAAAAACATTTattaaaattttggaagatgtTTATGTTTTTCTCAAATATAATATAACGATGGTTAAGTTGCAGCTTCATTTACCTATTCTTCGttcagaaaataaataaaagttcAATTTGATTGTTAGCTACTATGGAGTGTGTCTGTAGtgccttttctttgtttttctttcttgtgGGCTTGTTGGGCTCAATTTTTCATACAAGCACAAATCCAAACAAGATGTATGTCAGAGCATCTAGGGTGTCTGCCTTTTTACTTTCTAGTAGGGAAGTCGGATTACATGCAGATTTGGATACAAGATAGGTGCCATTTTTGAAAATCCATAACATGCTATTTCCTTTTTCTGTTCTTTTTGCAGAGAAAAAAATTGCATCATATCTCAGTAAAATTGGTCAGAAATTTCTGTCAGTGTACCGTTCATATGGAACTTATGTGGCTTTTCTGACAATTCTTTTGACTCTATACTTGGTGACCCCTAATTATATATCATTTGGTTACCTGTTTTTCCTTCTATTTTGGATAATTGGAAGGCAGCTTGTGGAAAAGACAAAAAGGCGACTGTGGTTTCCGCTAAAAGTATATGCCGCGGTGGTTTTTATCTTTACCTACAGCCTGAGTGTTTCACCGATCTTTGCACAATTAGTCTCAAAGTTTGTTAAACTATATCCTGATCTGGGATTTGACCCTGAAGCTTCTTTGTTGGAAAATGTTTGGCAATCATTGGCTGTTCTAGTGGTAATGCAACTTTACAGCTATGAACGAAGGCAAAATAGTGACAAGAACTTTGGTGTATCTGATGCTTCGGAATCTGGACTTCTGGGGTTCCTAAGAAGATTTCTGATTTGGCACAGTGATAAGATATTATCAGTTAGTGTCTTTTATGCTTGCCTATCATCCATCAGTTTATCTGGCCTAATTTACCTGTTAGGCCTCATTGTGTTTTGTATGTTACCAAAAGTTTCTCGAATTCCTTCAAAGGTTTACCTTGTCTACACTGGTTTACTTGCTGCATCTGAATATCTTTTTCAAATGGTGTGCAAACCTGCACGAATGTGTCCTGATCAGCACTTCTATGGCTTGTCTGTGTTTCTTGGTCTGAAATATTATGATTCTGGGTTTTGGGGTGTTGAATATGGGCTTAGGGGAAAAGTTTTGGTGATTGTGGCCTGCACCATTCAGTATAATGTTTTCCATTGGTTAGATTTGATGCCAACATCTCTGGTACATAATGGTAAATGGGAAGAGCCCTGCCAGCTGTTTATCTCATCCAATTCACCTTATAGTCCTGTGAGAAGCAATGAAGCAAGTCATTCATCAAATAGGTTTACTTCGCTGTTTTCTAAAGTTCAAGGTCTTATAGGTAGCAGCTCCAGTTCATCTCTGGGTCTAGGCAACACTTCCCAGAAATCAGAGTATGTTGATAATGCCATCAAAGGTTCAGATGTGGACAAAAGATACTCCTTTGCAAAGATTTGGGGATTGTCAAAAGAAAGTCACAACTGGGATAAGAAAAGAATTATTTCTCTGAAAAGAGAAAGATTTGAAACTCAGAAAATAACATTCAAATGTTACATGAAGTTCTGGATAGAAAATCTTTTCAAACTGCGAGGTCTGGAAATTAACATGATTGTGTTATTATTGGCAAGCTTTACATTGTTGAATGTGGTATCGATCTTCTATATCGTGTGCCTCGTAGTCTGCATTCTTATGAACAGAGATCTAATCCAGAAAGTGTGGCCCCTTTTTGTATTTCTGTTTGCTTCTGTCCTAATACTCGAATATTTTGCTCTTTGGAACGATGTGATGCCTTGGTTTCATGATATCAATGACATTGAAGTCAATTGCCGTGAATGCTGGAAGAATTCAAGGATTTTCTTTGACTACTGCTCAAAATGCTGGCTCGGTATGTCATTGGGCCTTTCTTTGCTGTAACTAAATGCTATTAGATGTTATATTAAAGTTCCGCTTAAATCAGAACATTTACTAACTATTTCTGCATCTAAATGATGCAGGGATAACTGTCGATGACCCTCGAATGCTGATTAGCTACTACGTTGTGTTTATATTTTCCTCTTTTAAGCTTCGCTCAGACCGCTTCTCAGTCTTCTCAGACTCAGATACATATCGCCAGATGATGTCCCAAAGGAAAAATGCAGTAGTTTGGAGGGACCTCTCATTGGAAACAAAAAGCTTTTGGACATTTCTTGACTATGTACGGCTTTATGCTTATTGCCATTTATTAGACATAGTTTTGGCATTAATCGCTATCACCGGTACACTAGAGTATGATGTTCTGCACCTTGGCTACCTTGGATTTGCTCTGGTTTTCTTTAGAATGAGACTTGAaatattgaagaagaagaataagattTTCAAGTATTTAAGGATGTATAATTTTGCTCTCATTGTTTTGTCACTTGCCTATCAATCTCCTTATGTTGGGCAGTTTAGTTCTGGCATGTGTGATCAAATTGACTACCTGTATGAAATAATTGGATTCTACAAGTATGACTACGGTTTTAAGATAACATCACGGTCAGCTTTTGTTGAAATAGTGATCTTCCTATTGGTGTCTGTTCAATCCTACATCTTTAGCTCTGGTGAGTTTGATTATGTGTCAAGATACCTTGAAGCAGAGCAAATTGGTGCTATGGTCCGCGAGCAGGAAAAAAAAGCTTTAAAGAAAACCGAGCAGCTGCAGCATCTTCGCAGGTCTGAGGAGCATAAACGTCAGCGGAACATGCAAGTGGAGAGGATGAAGTCTGAGATGTACAATTTACAAAGTCAGCTTAACAGAATGAACTCTTTCACGCCAATAAATGATACATCACACAATGAGGGCctgaggcggaggaggaataCTAAGCTGTATAGCGATACTGATACCCTACATGAAGATAATGAGACTGGATCACCAACAAAGCAAGATAAGATTGGAAGCACAGAGTCAGCAGAGTCCTTTGAATTTTCTATAGCAGATACACAGAAGAACATGAGAGATTTGATGTTCCAGCACTCATCTGATACTATGAGATCACCAATCAGGGGGAGAAGTGACGAATTTGTGCTCACTGataatattagaaattcccTGGGTTCGACACCTGAGATCACTGAGTTTGAGGAGAGTGATGAAAAAGTTAATTATAATTTATCCAAATGGGAGAAGGCAAGGGGACAACCTAAGGAAAACCCACTAAAATCAGCTGTACAATTGATTGGTGATGGTGTCTCCCAAGTTCAGTCATTTGGAAACCAGGCAGTCACAAATATTGTTAGCTTCTTGAACATTGATCCAGATGAACCACACTCCAATGAGCATCCTGCAGAAGGTGACATTTATGATGTTGTTGAAAGTCAGACAGAAACACAAGATGGGCAGCTGCCGAGAACACATTCAGTTTCAGACACCTCAGGGACTAAAGTGAAATCAAGCATGCCAATTGGTGTGATCTTTCGGTATATATGGTATCAGATGCGAAGTAATTATGATTATGTTTGCTATTGCTGTTTTGTTCTGGTTTTTTTGTGGAATTTTAGTTTGCTATCCATGGTGTACCTTGGGGCACTTTTCTTATATGCTCTTTGTGTGAACTATGGCCCAAGTTACTTGTTTTGGGTCATCATTCTGATATACACTGAGCTCAACATTCTGTCACAGTACATATATCAGATTATCATTCAGCACTGTGGTTTGAATATACATTTATCACTTCTCCAGAGATTAGGTTTCCCTGTCGATAAAATAAAGGCATCGTTTGTTGTCAGCATATTGCCTCTCTTTTTAGTCTATATATCCACTCTCTTGCAGAGCTCTATTACTGCCAAAGATGGTGAATGGGTTCCGGTAACAGAATTCAGTTTTCTCAGCACAAGAAACAACATTGAAGAGAAACGCTGTATCCCTTACAGTTGGAGAGAGAGGCTAAAAAGTTTGCACTTGCCCATAATGAATCTCTTAAGGATGATCATTAGAGGCTTATCTAGATATTGGATGTCATTAACACATGGAGCAGAATCGCCACCATATTTTGTGCAAGTTACAATGGAGGTAAACCATTGGCCAGAAGATGGAATCCAGCCAGAGAGGATAGAGTCAGCCATAAATAGGGTGCTTGCTATTGCACATGAAGAAAGATGCCAGGCTAACTTGCCTGCCTCTTGCCACTGTTGTAGCAAAGTCCGGATTCAAAGTATTGAGAAAAGCAAAGAAAATTCTAATATGGCTCTTGCTGTACTAGAAGTTGTTTACGCTGCTCCTTTAGAATGCCAACCAGCAGGATGGTACAAATCACTCACTCCAGCAGCTGATGTAGAAAGGGAGATTCATGAGTCACAGAAAGCTGGACTTTTTGATGAAATAAATTTTCCTTACCCAATTGTCTCAGTGATAGGTGGGGGTAAAAGAGAGATCGATCTTTACGCATATTATTTTGGTGCTGACCTGGCAGTTTTCTTCCTTGTTGCGATGTTCTATCAATCTGTCCTAAAAAATAAGAGTGAGTTTTTGGAAGTTTACCAGCTGGAGGATCAGTTCCCGAAAGAATTTGTATTCATCTTAATGGTGAGCGCACCTTCCCATTAACACTGTTATTTGTACTTACAAGCTAATTTAGTAATTTACTGTTTAAGTTTCATCTTATGAGCTCTTGCCTCCCTTAGTAACTGTACTACCTTTCTTGCAGGTTCTCTTTTTCTTAATAGTGGTTGACCGCATTATATATCTATGGTCCTTTGCCACCGGGAAAGTTGTTTTCTATCTTTTTAACCTTGTGCTTTTCACATATTCAGTCACTGAATATGCTTGGGGAATGGAGTTAGCTCACAGGGATGTTGGAGGACTTGTACTACGTGCTATCTACCTTACAAAATCAATTTCCCTAGCACTGCAGGCATTACAGATCAGATATGGCATTCCAAACAAGAGCAACTTATATAGACAATTCTTGACTAGCAAAGTAACACAAGTGAATTACTTGGGCTTCCGGCTGTATCGAGCTTTACCATTCTTGTATGAATTGCGGTGTGTGCTTGATTGGTCTTGCACAACCACATCATTAACCATGTATGATTGGCTAAAGGTATGTATTGATTGTCGATATTCTTTTGTGGTTACATGGTTAATCATCACTTTTTTTTTGGGATATAGGCCCTGAAACAAACCTTAAAGTATGTTGAACCACTATATGTGTCTTAGTATGTTGTGAATGATGCACAGTTACATAACTTCTTGAAGCATTTCCCATGCAAATGGTTCCTTTCCCACCTTTTTGTTTTAGCAATCTGACATTAAACGTAGCATGTTTCATGATTAAATCACGAATTACAAATAGCTGAACAAACT
This window encodes:
- the LOC101781232 gene encoding piezo-type mechanosensitive ion channel homolog isoform X4: MARRTGGCAGNFLLPLLLLAASLLDWNLISLINMIIFFAIRFVAPTRGFHTWRLYLLLWCTIIYSVLAILAQVTFHIIWCIEGMGWSVAHSWWVKLVGLARDQPSESLSVIYFLALQLSATFIALVEVLGSRLHRDSCWLNFSFGFEQIGYHLRVACCVLLPAAQLVVSISHPSWISLPFFVFSCIGLVDWSLTSNFLGLFRWWRLLEIYSVFSILLLYIYQLPVKFPYFVLAFADFVGLFKVSSKSEWPELSSGISLLVYYLMLSSLKQDIQEMDLFISLEDDSLTEDLLPSRNPFFSRQSRYSKRHTNILLRGSVFRTFSINFFTYGFPVLLLALSFWSFNFTSICAFGLLAYVGYILYAFPSLFEMHRLNGSLLVFILLWAASTYVFNVAFTFFNKRFQKDMKVWETVGLWHYSIPGLFLLAQFCLGVFVALCNLVNNSVFLYVNPKGGPSSSDDQLIDEKEDTMVLIVATLAWGLRKLSRAITLTLLFLLVMKRGFIHAVYMCFFLVFLVNHSIDKRLRQILVLFCEVHFSILYILQLELVSSALERSGSLTMEVLSQLGLSNNATTKDFVGIGSIVCFCAVHSHGFKMLFSLSAVLRHTPSPPVGFTILKAGLNKSVLLSVYSSQNSRNDEDRRNSHEKKIASYLSKIGQKFLSVYRSYGTYVAFLTILLTLYLVTPNYISFGYLFFLLFWIIGRQLVEKTKRRLWFPLKVYAAVVFIFTYSLSVSPIFAQLVSKFVKLYPDLGFDPEASLLENVWQSLAVLVVMQLYSYERRQNSDKNFGVSDASESGLLGFLRRFLIWHSDKILSVSVFYACLSSISLSGLIYLLGLIVFCMLPKVSRIPSKVYLVYTGLLAASEYLFQMVCKPARMCPDQHFYGLSVFLGLKYYDSGFWGVEYGLRGKVLVIVACTIQYNVFHWLDLMPTSLVHNGKWEEPCQLFISSNSPYSPVRSNEASHSSNRFTSLFSKVQGLIGSSSSSSLGLGNTSQKSEYVDNAIKGSDVDKRYSFAKIWGLSKESHNWDKKRIISLKRERFETQKITFKCYMKFWIENLFKLRGLEINMIVLLLASFTLLNVVSIFYIVCLVVCILMNRDLIQKVWPLFVFLFASVLILEYFALWNDVMPWFHDINDIEVNCRECWKNSRIFFDYCSKCWLGITVDDPRMLISYYVVFIFSSFKLRSDRFSVFSDSDTYRQMMSQRKNAVVWRDLSLETKSFWTFLDYVRLYAYCHLLDIVLALIAITGTLEYDVLHLGYLGFALVFFRMRLEILKKKNKIFKYLRMYNFALIVLSLAYQSPYVGQFSSGMCDQIDYLYEIIGFYKYDYGFKITSRSAFVEIVIFLLVSVQSYIFSSGEFDYVSRYLEAEQIGAMVREQEKKALKKTEQLQHLRRSEEHKRQRNMQVERMKSEMYNLQSQLNRMNSFTPINDTSHNEGLRRRRNTKLYSDTDTLHEDNETGSPTKQDKIGSTESAESFEFSIADTQKNMRDLMFQHSSDTMRSPIRGRSDEFVLTDNIRNSLGSTPEITEFEESDEKVNYNLSKWEKARGQPKENPLKSAVQLIGDGVSQVQSFGNQAVTNIVSFLNIDPDEPHSNEHPAEGDIYDVVESQTETQDGQLPRTHSVSDTSGTKVKSSMPIGVIFRYIWYQMRSNYDYVCYCCFVLVFLWNFSLLSMVYLGALFLYALCVNYGPSYLFWVIILIYTELNILSQYIYQIIIQHCGLNIHLSLLQRLGFPVDKIKASFVVSILPLFLVYISTLLQSSITAKDGEWVPVTEFSFLSTRNNIEEKRCIPYSWRERLKSLHLPIMNLLRMIIRGLSRYWMSLTHGAESPPYFVQVTMEVNHWPEDGIQPERIESAINRVLAIAHEERCQANLPASCHCCSKVRIQSIEKSKENSNMALAVLEVVYAAPLECQPAGWYKSLTPAADVEREIHESQKAGLFDEINFPYPIVSVIGGGKREIDLYAYYFGADLAVFFLVAMFYQSVLKNKSEFLEVYQLEDQFPKEFVFILMVLFFLIVVDRIIYLWSFATGKVVFYLFNLVLFTYSVTEYAWGMELAHRDVGGLVLRAIYLTKSISLALQALQIRYGIPNKSNLYRQFLTSKVTQVNYLGFRLYRALPFLYELRCVLDWSCTTTSLTMYDWLKLEDIYASLFLVKCDAILNRANHRQGEKQTKLTKFCSGICLFFVLICVIWAPMLIYSSGNPTNIANPVIDVSIKIDIKALGGRLTLFKTTACEKIPWKYLKAYGDVDPLGYLGAYNVDDIQLICCQPDASTMWLIPPPVQSRFIQSLGRETLFEKMELILNWDFLRARPKGKELVRYESPIEHCPSVDDVKQVLNGTTNSFSIIDAYPRYFRVTGSGEVRRLEAAIDSVSGELLLNNGTSWWSFYTNPSDLAGCQGLNGPMAIVVSEETPQGIIGETLSKFSIWSLYITFVLAVARFIRLQCSDLRMRIPYENLPSCDRLLDICEGIYAARAEGELEVEEVLYWTLVNIYRSPHMLLEYTKPD
- the LOC101781232 gene encoding piezo-type mechanosensitive ion channel homolog isoform X1, which translates into the protein MARRTGGCAGNFLLPLLLLAASLLDWNLISLINMIIFFAIRFVAPTRGFHTWRLYLLLWCTIIYSVLAILAQVTFHIIWCIEGMGWSVAHSWWVKLVGLARDQPSESLSVIYFLALQLSATFIALVEVLGSRLHRDSCWLNFSFGFEQIGYHLRVACCVLLPAAQLVVSISHPSWISLPFFVFSCIGLVDWSLTSNFLGLFRWWRLLEIYSVFSILLLYIYQLPVKFPYFVLAFADFVGLFKVSSKSEWPELSSGISLLVYYLMLSSLKQDIQEMDLFISLEDDSLTEDLLPSRNPFFSRQSRYSKRHTNILLRGSVFRTFSINFFTYGFPVLLLALSFWSFNFTSICAFGLLAYVGYILYAFPSLFEMHRLNGSLLVFILLWAASTYVFNVAFTFFNKRFQKDMKVWETVGLWHYSIPGLFLLAQFCLGVFVALCNLVNNSVFLYVNPKGGPSSSDDQLIDEKEDTMVLIVATLAWGLRKLSRAITLTLLFLLVMKRGFIHAVYMCFFLVFLVNHSIDKRLRQILVLFCEVHFSILYILQLELVSSALERSGSLTMEVLSQLGLSNNATTKDFVGIGSIVCFCAVHSHGFKMLFSLSAVLRHTPSPPVGFTILKAGLNKSVLLSVYSSQNSRNDEDRRNSHEKKIASYLSKIGQKFLSVYRSYGTYVAFLTILLTLYLVTPNYISFGYLFFLLFWIIGRQLVEKTKRRLWFPLKVYAAVVFIFTYSLSVSPIFAQLVSKFVKLYPDLGFDPEASLLENVWQSLAVLVVMQLYSYERRQNSDKNFGVSDASESGLLGFLRRFLIWHSDKILSVSVFYACLSSISLSGLIYLLGLIVFCMLPKVSRIPSKVYLVYTGLLAASEYLFQMVCKPARMCPDQHFYGLSVFLGLKYYDSGFWGVEYGLRGKVLVIVACTIQYNVFHWLDLMPTSLVHNGKWEEPCQLFISSNSPYSPVRSNEASHSSNRFTSLFSKVQGLIGSSSSSSLGLGNTSQKSEYVDNAIKGSDVDKRYSFAKIWGLSKESHNWDKKRIISLKRERFETQKITFKCYMKFWIENLFKLRGLEINMIVLLLASFTLLNVVSIFYIVCLVVCILMNRDLIQKVWPLFVFLFASVLILEYFALWNDVMPWFHDINDIEVNCRECWKNSRIFFDYCSKCWLGITVDDPRMLISYYVVFIFSSFKLRSDRFSVFSDSDTYRQMMSQRKNAVVWRDLSLETKSFWTFLDYVRLYAYCHLLDIVLALIAITGTLEYDVLHLGYLGFALVFFRMRLEILKKKNKIFKYLRMYNFALIVLSLAYQSPYVGQFSSGMCDQIDYLYEIIGFYKYDYGFKITSRSAFVEIVIFLLVSVQSYIFSSGEFDYVSRYLEAEQIGAMVREQEKKALKKTEQLQHLRRSEEHKRQRNMQVERMKSEMYNLQSQLNRMNSFTPINDTSHNEGLRRRRNTKLYSDTDTLHEDNETGSPTKQDKIGSTESAESFEFSIADTQKNMRDLMFQHSSDTMRSPIRGRSDEFVLTDNIRNSLGSTPEITEFEESDEKVNYNLSKWEKARGQPKENPLKSAVQLIGDGVSQVQSFGNQAVTNIVSFLNIDPDEPHSNEHPAEGDIYDVVESQTETQDGQLPRTHSVSDTSGTKVKSSMPIGVIFRYIWYQMRSNYDYVCYCCFVLVFLWNFSLLSMVYLGALFLYALCVNYGPSYLFWVIILIYTELNILSQYIYQIIIQHCGLNIHLSLLQRLGFPVDKIKASFVVSILPLFLVYISTLLQSSITAKDGEWVPVTEFSFLSTRNNIEEKRCIPYSWRERLKSLHLPIMNLLRMIIRGLSRYWMSLTHGAESPPYFVQVTMEVNHWPEDGIQPERIESAINRVLAIAHEERCQANLPASCHCCSKVRIQSIEKSKENSNMALAVLEVVYAAPLECQPAGWYKSLTPAADVEREIHESQKAGLFDEINFPYPIVSVIGGGKREIDLYAYYFGADLAVFFLVAMFYQSVLKNKSEFLEVYQLEDQFPKEFVFILMVLFFLIVVDRIIYLWSFATGKVVFYLFNLVLFTYSVTEYAWGMELAHRDVGGLVLRAIYLTKSISLALQALQIRYGIPNKSNLYRQFLTSKVTQVNYLGFRLYRALPFLYELRCVLDWSCTTTSLTMYDWLKLEDIYASLFLVKCDAILNRANHRQGEKQTKLTKFCSGICLFFVLICVIWAPMLIYSSGNPTNIANPVIDVSIKIDIKALGGRLTLFKTTACEKIPWKYLKAYGDVDPLGYLGAYNVDDIQLICCQPDASTMWLIPPPVQSRFIQSLGRETLFEKMELILNWDFLRARPKGKELVRYESPIEHCPSVDDVKQVLNGTTNSFSIIDAYPRYFRVTGSGEVRRLEAAIDSVSGELLLNNGTSWWSFYTNPSDLAGCQGLNGPMAIVVSEETPQGIIGETLSKFSIWSLYITFVLAVARFIRLQCSDLRMRIPYENLPSCDRLLDICEGIYAARAEGELEVEEVLYWTLLYLFGKFIHQSLIVKVISSYQNALEIVKKESMP
- the LOC101781232 gene encoding piezo-type mechanosensitive ion channel homolog isoform X3 — encoded protein: MARRTGGCAGNFLLPLLLLAASLLDWNLISLINMIIFFAIRFVAPTRGFHTWRLYLLLWCTIIYSVLAILAQVTFHIIWCIEGMGWSVAHSWWVKLVGLARDQPSESLSVIYFLALQLSATFIALVEVLGSRLHRDSCWLNFSFGFEQIGYHLRVACCVLLPAAQLVVSISHPSWISLPFFVFSCIGLVDWSLTSNFLGLFRWWRLLEIYSVFSILLLYIYQLPVKFPYFVLAFADFVGLFKVSSKSEWPELSSGISLLVYYLMLSSLKQDIQEMDLFISLEDDSLTEDLLPSRNPFFSRQSRYSKRHTNILLRGSVFRTFSINFFTYGFPVLLLALSFWSFNFTSICAFGLLAYVGYILYAFPSLFEMHRLNGSLLVFILLWAASTYVFNVAFTFFNKRFQKDMKVWETVGLWHYSIPGLFLLAQFCLGVFVALCNLVNNSVFLYVNPKGGPSSSDDQLIDEKEDTMVLIVATLAWGLRKLSRAITLTLLFLLVMKRGFIHAVYMCFFLVFLVNHSIDKRLRQILVLFCEVHFSILYILQLELVSSALERSGSLTMEVLSQLGLSNNATTKDFVGIGSIVCFCAVHSHGFKMLFSLSAVLRHTPSPPVGFTILKAGLNKSVLLSVYSSQNSRNDEDRRNSHEKKIASYLSKIGQKFLSVYRSYGTYVAFLTILLTLYLVTPNYISFGYLFFLLFWIIGRQLVEKTKRRLWFPLKVYAAVVFIFTYSLSVSPIFAQLVSKFVKLYPDLGFDPEASLLENVWQSLAVLVVMQLYSYERRQNSDKNFGVSDASESGLLGFLRRFLIWHSDKILSVSVFYACLSSISLSGLIYLLGLIVFCMLPKVSRIPSKVYLVYTGLLAASEYLFQMVCKPARMCPDQHFYGLSVFLGLKYYDSGFWGVEYGLRGKVLVIVACTIQYNVFHWLDLMPTSLVHNGKWEEPCQLFISSNSPYSPVRSNEASHSSNRFTSLFSKVQGLIGSSSSSSLGLGNTSQKSEYVDNAIKGSDVDKRYSFAKIWGLSKESHNWDKKRIISLKRERFETQKITFKCYMKFWIENLFKLRGLEINMIVLLLASFTLLNVVSIFYIVCLVVCILMNRDLIQKVWPLFVFLFASVLILEYFALWNDVMPWFHDINDIEVNCRECWKNSRIFFDYCSKCWLGITVDDPRMLISYYVVFIFSSFKLRSDRFSVFSDSDTYRQMMSQRKNAVVWRDLSLETKSFWTFLDYVRLYAYCHLLDIVLALIAITGTLEYDVLHLGYLGFALVFFRMRLEILKKKNKIFKYLRMYNFALIVLSLAYQSPYVGQFSSGMCDQIDYLYEIIGFYKYDYGFKITSRSAFVEIVIFLLVSVQSYIFSSGEFDYVSRYLEAEQIGAMVREQEKKALKKTEQLQHLRRSEEHKRQRNMQVERMKSEMYNLQSQLNRMNSFTPINDTSHNEGLRRRRNTKLYSDTDTLHEDNETGSPTKQDKIGSTESAESFEFSIADTQKNMRDLMFQHSSDTMRSPIRGRSDEFVLTDNIRNSLGSTPEITEFEESDEKVNYNLSKWEKARGQPKENPLKSAVQLIGDGVSQVQSFGNQAVTNIVSFLNIDPDEPHSNEHPAEGDIYDVVESQTETQDGQLPRTHSVSDTSGTKVKSSMPIGVIFRYIWYQMRSNYDYVCYCCFVLVFLWNFSLLSMVYLGALFLYALCVNYGPSYLFWVIILIYTELNILSQYIYQIIIQHCGLNIHLSLLQRLGFPVDKIKASFVVSILPLFLVYISTLLQSSITAKDGEWVPVTEFSFLSTRNNIEEKRCIPYSWRERLKSLHLPIMNLLRMIIRGLSRYWMSLTHGAESPPYFVQVTMEVNHWPEDGIQPERIESAINRVLAIAHEERCQANLPASCHCCSKVRIQSIEKSKENSNMALAVLEVVYAAPLECQPAGWYKSLTPAADVEREIHESQKAGLFDEINFPYPIVSVIGGGKREIDLYAYYFGADLAVFFLVAMFYQSVLKNKSEFLEVYQLEDQFPKEFVFILMVLFFLIVVDRIIYLWSFATGKVVFYLFNLVLFTYSVTEYAWGMELAHRDVGGLVLRAIYLTKSISLALQALQIRYGIPNKSNLYRQFLTSKVTQVNYLGFRLYRALPFLYELRCVLDWSCTTTSLTMYDWLKLEDIYASLFLVKCDAILNRANHRQGEKQTKLTKFCSGICLFFVLICVIWAPMLIYSSGNPTNIANPVIDVSIKIDIKALGGRLTLFKTTACEKIPWKYLKAYGDVDPLGYLGAYNVDDIQLICCQPDASTMWLIPPPVQSRFIQSLGRETLFEKMELILNWDFLRARPKGKELVRYESPIEHCPSVDDVKQVLNGTTNSFSIIDAYPRYFRVTGSGEVRRLEAAIDSVSGELLLNNGTSWWSFYTNPSDLAGCQGLNGPMAIVVSEETPQGIIGETLSKFSIWSLYITFVLAVARFIRLQCSDLRMRIPYENLPSCDRLLDICEGIYAARAEGELEVEEVLYWTLSLIVKVISSYQNALEIVKKESMP